The following DNA comes from Amycolatopsis solani.
GTCGACGAGCGGATCGACGCGCTGCTGGCCGGGCCGAACCCCGGCGACCTGGTGGAGACGCTGTCGCTGCCGGTGCCGTCGCTGGTGATCTGCGAGATGCTCGGGGTCCCGTACGGCGACCACGACTTCTTCCAGGAGCACACGGCGAAGCTGATCAAGCGTTCGACGACGGCGGAAGAGCGGCGGGCGGCGTTCGACACCATCCGCGGGTACATGGCTGACCTCATCGCGACCAAGGAGGAGAACCCGCCGGACGACCTGCTGGGCAGGCAGATCGTCAAACTCCGCGCGGACGGCACATACCGGCGGGAGCAGCTGGCCGCGACCGGGTTCCTGCTGCTGGTGGCCGGGCACGAGACGACGGCGAACATGATTTCGCTGTCCACGGTGGCGTTCCTGCGCAACCCGGAGCAGCTCGCGGCGATCAAGGCCGACGCGGGCAAGACGCTCGACGCAGTCGAGGAGATGCTGCGCTACTGGACGATCGTCGACGCGGCCACGGCGCGCCTGTGCGTCGAGGACATCGAGGTCGGCGGGCAGCTGATCCGGGCGGGCGAAGGCGTGCTGGCACTGGGTTACGCGGCCAACCGCGACCCGCGGGCGTTCGAAAACGCCGACGAGCTGGACATCGAGCGCGGCGCCCGCCATCACGTGGCGTTCGGCTTCGGGCCGCACCAGTGCCTCGGCCAGAACCTGGCCCGGATGGAACTGCAGATCGTGTTCGACACGCTGTTCCGCCGCGTGCCTTCGCTGGCGCTGGGCGCTCCGGTGGACGACCTGCCGTTCAAGGACGACGCGAACATCTACGGCCTGTACCGGCTGCCGGTGACCTGGTAGAGATCGGACTGCCACCCCACCACAGGAAGAAGGACCATGAAGATCATCGCGGACACCGGCAAGTGCGTCGGCGC
Coding sequences within:
- a CDS encoding cytochrome P450 — encoded protein: MTTVEKHEFPMTRTCPFAPPPAYEEIREEAAVERVRLPDGGEAWVVTRLDDVRTVLNDRRFSADRQHPDFPQLVKGGFRRQGDERTMITMDAPEHGPARKAVLGEFTVRRMEALRPRIQEIVDERIDALLAGPNPGDLVETLSLPVPSLVICEMLGVPYGDHDFFQEHTAKLIKRSTTAEERRAAFDTIRGYMADLIATKEENPPDDLLGRQIVKLRADGTYRREQLAATGFLLLVAGHETTANMISLSTVAFLRNPEQLAAIKADAGKTLDAVEEMLRYWTIVDAATARLCVEDIEVGGQLIRAGEGVLALGYAANRDPRAFENADELDIERGARHHVAFGFGPHQCLGQNLARMELQIVFDTLFRRVPSLALGAPVDDLPFKDDANIYGLYRLPVTW